A genomic segment from Desulfonatronum lacustre DSM 10312 encodes:
- a CDS encoding ASKHA domain-containing protein, with protein MTSESGAADVLVVEDALRFTRLVRITPERTLAQVLFLEGLWPTKPFCSGLGRCGHCLVYVAGDSEPTTDERKTLAPEILEQGGRLACRRQAEGGLRVRLPFAFPGTAAEFAGAFETKGIALERAVSGSLALAVDLGTTSLHWQFLDDKGVLAQGRELNPQLAAGSEVMSRLGFALAAPDNARMLRDVVSRRLRELTMALPAPVERICVAGNTVMTALLLEWPLKGLAAAPYQKPHEGGFWTRLPFQEALPETTNPETANPETASEGAPEDTGSPDGGRTYIPPQPAPFIGGDLSAGLAALHFTAAPPPTYPFLLADLGTNGEFILALGPKRYLAASVPMGPALEGIGMSCGSAALPGVWVDVAVTPFGLRPRPLEDPDREDSGAGNRSEAQRKSDRQRISGTGYLALLAGLLRLGLLDRTGGFAAGDSPLARRVGLGLADRDGERRFLLGPDVYLTGRDVEEVLKVKAAFNLAFSRLLAEGGIQPEALRAVYLAGALGEHADLSALEELGFVPPGYRRRIHPVGNSSLAGAALLVNNPEARDWIERTAPMITTLNIGQEPDFFSHYTQRLVFRHV; from the coding sequence GTGACCAGCGAATCCGGCGCGGCCGACGTGCTTGTCGTCGAGGACGCTCTCCGGTTCACCCGACTGGTCCGGATAACTCCGGAACGGACCCTGGCCCAAGTCTTGTTTCTGGAGGGACTTTGGCCGACGAAGCCGTTTTGCAGCGGTCTGGGGCGATGCGGTCATTGTCTGGTGTATGTGGCTGGCGATTCCGAGCCAACGACGGACGAACGGAAGACCCTGGCCCCGGAGATCCTGGAGCAAGGCGGGCGATTGGCCTGCCGCCGCCAGGCCGAAGGCGGACTGAGGGTCCGGCTGCCGTTTGCGTTTCCCGGAACTGCCGCCGAATTTGCCGGTGCTTTCGAAACGAAGGGAATCGCCCTGGAGCGGGCCGTCAGCGGGTCATTGGCCCTGGCCGTGGACCTGGGGACCACCAGCCTGCACTGGCAATTCCTGGACGACAAGGGCGTCCTGGCCCAGGGGCGGGAACTCAATCCGCAGTTGGCCGCCGGCAGCGAGGTGATGTCCCGGCTGGGATTCGCCCTGGCCGCTCCGGACAACGCCCGGATGCTCCGGGACGTGGTGTCGCGACGGCTGCGCGAACTGACCATGGCCCTGCCTGCTCCGGTGGAGCGGATCTGCGTGGCCGGGAACACGGTGATGACTGCCCTGCTGCTGGAATGGCCGCTGAAGGGGCTGGCCGCGGCCCCGTATCAGAAGCCCCACGAAGGCGGATTCTGGACCAGGCTGCCTTTTCAGGAAGCGCTGCCGGAAACAACGAACCCGGAAACAGCGAACCCAGAAACAGCGAGCGAAGGCGCTCCAGAAGATACCGGGAGCCCCGACGGCGGGCGAACCTACATCCCGCCGCAACCAGCGCCGTTTATCGGCGGCGACCTCAGCGCCGGACTCGCGGCCCTGCATTTCACCGCCGCCCCCCCGCCGACCTATCCGTTCCTCCTGGCGGACCTGGGAACCAACGGCGAGTTCATTCTGGCCCTGGGGCCAAAGCGGTATTTAGCGGCCAGCGTGCCCATGGGGCCGGCTTTGGAAGGCATCGGCATGTCCTGTGGTTCCGCGGCCCTGCCCGGGGTCTGGGTGGACGTGGCCGTGACGCCGTTTGGACTGCGGCCCCGGCCCCTTGAAGACCCGGACAGGGAAGACTCAGGTGCGGGAAACAGAAGCGAGGCCCAAAGAAAATCGGATCGACAGCGAATTTCCGGGACCGGGTACCTGGCCCTGCTGGCCGGGCTGCTGCGCCTGGGGCTCCTGGACCGCACCGGGGGCTTCGCGGCCGGGGACAGCCCTCTGGCCCGGCGGGTCGGATTGGGCTTGGCGGACCGGGACGGTGAACGGCGCTTTTTGCTCGGTCCGGACGTCTACCTGACCGGACGCGACGTGGAAGAGGTGCTCAAGGTCAAAGCGGCCTTCAATCTGGCCTTTTCCCGGCTGCTGGCCGAGGGCGGCATTCAACCGGAGGCGCTGCGGGCCGTATATCTGGCCGGGGCCCTGGGCGAGCATGCGGATCTTTCCGCCCTGGAGGAACTGGGTTTCGTCCCGCCCGGCTACCGACGCCGGATCCATCCCGTGGGCAACAGTTCCCTGGCCGGGGCCGCCCTGCTGGTGAACAACCCCGAGGCCAGGGACTGGATCGAAAGGACCGCGCCGATGATCACGACCCTGAATATCGGCCAGGAACCGGATTTTTTTTCACACTACACGCAAAGGTTGGTCTTTCGCCATGTCTGA
- a CDS encoding RCKP-type rubredoxin-like domain-containing protein, with amino-acid sequence MAEFICSKCGEKKEGRCKPQKCPKCGEKGTMAKQEQK; translated from the coding sequence GTGGCGGAATTCATTTGTTCCAAGTGCGGTGAAAAGAAGGAAGGCCGATGCAAACCCCAGAAGTGTCCCAAGTGCGGCGAGAAAGGGACCATGGCCAAGCAGGAGCAGAAGTAG
- the miaA gene encoding tRNA (adenosine(37)-N6)-dimethylallyltransferase MiaA, with the protein MLRDHLTPIVCLVGATGTGKTAAALTLARHFPVTVINADSRQVYRDVPIITAQPDAAEQAQCPHLLYGFLGMDETVSAGRFMDEARKAVASCQENGRENDRASGRMPVLVGGTGLYLRALAGGLANIPDVPAQVREAVLQECADHGPEALHARLSDVDPDYATRIHPRDRQRVCRALEVFQSSGRPLSWWHTHARSAQGLELFIIGLRLPRPELHARLARRIDVMLELGAIREIQRAWEGCPNPEATGFSGIGCRELLAHLRGETSLEEAKDLWLFRTRAYAKRQETWFNNIPEVHWISAGDQAAVVRLVETLAAGPRVGSGLRTDPNTYRSI; encoded by the coding sequence ATGCTCCGCGATCACCTCACGCCCATCGTCTGCCTGGTGGGGGCCACCGGGACCGGCAAGACGGCCGCGGCCCTGACATTGGCCCGGCATTTTCCGGTGACCGTGATCAACGCGGATTCGCGTCAGGTCTACCGGGACGTGCCGATCATCACCGCCCAGCCGGACGCCGCTGAGCAAGCCCAATGCCCGCATCTGCTGTACGGTTTCCTGGGCATGGATGAAACCGTTTCCGCGGGCAGGTTCATGGACGAGGCTCGAAAAGCGGTGGCGTCTTGCCAAGAAAATGGTCGGGAGAATGATCGGGCGAGTGGCCGCATGCCCGTTCTGGTGGGCGGCACGGGCCTGTATCTGCGCGCCCTGGCCGGCGGATTGGCGAATATTCCGGACGTGCCCGCCCAGGTGCGCGAAGCGGTGCTCCAGGAATGCGCGGATCACGGTCCCGAAGCCCTGCACGCCCGATTGAGCGACGTGGACCCGGATTACGCGACCCGGATTCACCCTCGGGACCGGCAGCGGGTCTGCCGGGCCCTGGAAGTCTTCCAGTCCTCCGGGCGTCCCTTGTCCTGGTGGCATACCCATGCCCGCTCGGCCCAGGGTCTGGAGCTGTTCATCATCGGCCTGCGCCTGCCCCGGCCGGAACTGCACGCCCGTTTGGCCCGCCGCATCGACGTGATGCTGGAGCTGGGGGCGATCCGGGAAATCCAGCGAGCCTGGGAAGGCTGTCCAAACCCTGAAGCCACGGGATTTTCCGGCATCGGTTGCCGCGAACTGCTGGCCCACCTGCGCGGAGAGACCAGCCTCGAAGAAGCCAAGGACCTGTGGCTGTTCCGGACCAGGGCCTACGCCAAGCGCCAGGAAACGTGGTTCAACAACATCCCCGAGGTCCACTGGATCTCGGCCGGAGACCAGGCCGCGGTCGTCCGCCTCGTGGAAACCCTTGCAGCGGGTCCGCGGGTCGGGTCCGGACTTCGGACTGACCCGAACACATATCGATCCATATGA
- the coaD gene encoding pantetheine-phosphate adenylyltransferase, with amino-acid sequence MDKNFCKKRIAVYPGTFDPLTNGHVSLIRRGLEVFDQIIVAVAWDTPKTPLFSLEERLEMIDEVFAPEPRVIGEGFQGLLVDYVRERGGSVILRGLRATSDFEYEFQMALMNRRLNRGLQTMFLMTDYKWLYISSTIIKEAAKLHGDVQGLVPEPVLRRLHQKYGTSKD; translated from the coding sequence ATGGACAAAAATTTCTGCAAAAAACGCATCGCCGTCTACCCCGGCACCTTCGACCCCCTGACCAACGGCCATGTCAGCCTGATCCGGCGCGGCTTGGAAGTCTTTGACCAGATCATCGTGGCCGTGGCATGGGATACGCCCAAGACCCCGCTGTTCTCCCTGGAAGAGCGCCTGGAAATGATCGACGAAGTTTTCGCCCCGGAGCCGCGGGTTATCGGCGAGGGGTTCCAGGGGCTGCTGGTGGACTATGTCCGAGAGCGCGGCGGCAGCGTAATTCTGCGCGGGTTGCGGGCGACGTCGGACTTTGAGTATGAATTTCAGATGGCCCTGATGAATCGCCGCCTGAATCGCGGCTTGCAGACCATGTTTCTGATGACCGATTATAAGTGGTTGTACATCAGTTCGACGATCATCAAGGAAGCGGCCAAGCTGCACGGAGACGTCCAGGGCCTGGTGCCGGAACCCGTGCTGCGCCGACTGCATCAAAAGTATGGGACGAGCAAGGACTGA
- the rsmD gene encoding 16S rRNA (guanine(966)-N(2))-methyltransferase RsmD, with protein MVKIIAGHWKGRRIKTTEGEGYRPAMGRVREALFSMLASRGVHWDAVRVLDVFAGSGSLGWEALSRGAPEVCFLENDPKALRLLRDQAPTFERPGQRVRILAGDALRTLAGAPRQARPGGYGVLFFDPPYGRDLLAPALALARNHGWIAPDALICAEVEEAWTPAALTLPELELETDRTYGQTRICIWTTRPPSPTS; from the coding sequence GTGGTCAAAATCATCGCCGGACACTGGAAGGGCCGCCGGATCAAGACGACCGAGGGCGAAGGCTATCGTCCGGCCATGGGCAGGGTTCGCGAGGCCCTGTTTTCCATGCTCGCTTCGCGCGGCGTGCATTGGGACGCGGTCCGGGTGCTGGACGTGTTCGCCGGCAGCGGAAGCTTGGGCTGGGAGGCGTTGAGCCGGGGAGCACCGGAAGTGTGCTTTCTGGAAAACGACCCCAAGGCCCTGCGTCTGCTGCGGGACCAGGCTCCGACCTTCGAGCGTCCCGGACAACGCGTCCGGATTCTGGCCGGAGACGCCTTGCGCACCCTGGCCGGAGCTCCCAGGCAGGCCAGACCGGGAGGATACGGGGTCTTGTTTTTTGATCCGCCGTATGGCCGCGACCTCCTGGCCCCGGCCCTGGCCCTGGCCCGCAACCACGGCTGGATCGCCCCGGACGCCCTGATCTGCGCCGAGGTGGAGGAAGCCTGGACGCCCGCCGCCCTGACCCTTCCCGAACTTGAACTGGAAACCGACCGCACCTACGGTCAAACCCGCATCTGCATCTGGACGACCCGACCGCCCTCGCCTACCTCCTGA